A genome region from Sphingobium sp. WTD-1 includes the following:
- a CDS encoding altronate dehydratase family protein produces the protein MAYSKPMSILAETAPLLALQVAPEDDVAVALHPLEAGQTVRVGMVDVPLRDAVPAGHKFALHEIPAGAPVRRYRAPIGLATRAILAGEHVHSHNLHTALSGELAYRFTGAQPQPLSPTDRPVPHFRGYVRPDGSVGTRNEIWILPTVGCVGRLGERLAMKGAALAEGRIDGVHAFNHPFGCSQLGADLDGTAAILASLALNPNAGGVLLLGLGCESNQLDALLSRIPPDRRDRLRTVRAQSESDEFEAGMTALAELIDLASADQRQDVPLSALRLGVKCGGSDAMSGLTANPLIGRMADAVAQAQGCAILTEIPEIFGAETLLMQRAENEAVFDRLTQVVNRFKRYFLDHGEPVSENPSPGNIAGGITTLEEKSLGAVQKGGIAIVTDVIDYGDRISRTGLTILEGPGNDAVSTTALAAAGATLTLFSTGRGTPLGSPVPTVKIASNSALADRKPGWIDFDAGRVLQEGMDAAADALLAHIVAIASGAPARNEVNDERAIGIWKRGVTL, from the coding sequence ATGGCCTATTCCAAACCCATGTCGATCCTTGCCGAAACCGCCCCGCTGCTGGCCCTTCAGGTCGCGCCCGAAGATGATGTCGCCGTCGCGCTACACCCGCTGGAGGCAGGGCAGACCGTGCGGGTCGGCATGGTCGATGTGCCGTTGCGCGATGCGGTCCCGGCCGGGCACAAGTTCGCGCTTCATGAGATTCCGGCCGGCGCGCCGGTCCGCCGCTATCGCGCGCCGATCGGCCTGGCGACGCGGGCGATCCTGGCCGGCGAGCATGTCCACAGCCATAATCTCCACACCGCGCTTTCGGGCGAGCTGGCCTATCGCTTCACCGGCGCGCAGCCGCAGCCGCTATCCCCGACGGACCGACCCGTCCCGCATTTCCGCGGCTATGTCCGTCCCGACGGCAGTGTCGGCACGCGCAACGAGATCTGGATTCTCCCGACCGTGGGCTGTGTCGGCCGGCTGGGTGAGCGGCTGGCGATGAAGGGGGCGGCGCTGGCGGAGGGGCGCATCGATGGCGTCCATGCCTTCAATCACCCCTTTGGTTGCTCGCAACTCGGCGCCGATCTGGATGGCACGGCCGCGATCCTCGCCTCTCTGGCGCTCAATCCCAATGCCGGCGGGGTGTTGCTGCTCGGGCTGGGCTGCGAATCCAACCAGCTTGATGCGCTGCTGTCGCGCATTCCACCCGATCGCCGTGATCGGCTGCGCACCGTCCGCGCACAGAGCGAAAGTGATGAGTTCGAGGCTGGCATGACGGCGCTCGCCGAACTGATCGATCTCGCCAGCGCGGATCAGCGACAGGATGTGCCGCTTTCGGCGTTGCGCCTGGGGGTGAAATGCGGTGGCTCCGATGCGATGAGCGGCCTCACCGCCAATCCGCTGATCGGTCGCATGGCCGATGCCGTGGCCCAGGCGCAAGGCTGCGCGATCCTGACCGAAATCCCGGAGATTTTTGGTGCCGAGACACTGTTGATGCAGCGTGCCGAGAATGAGGCGGTGTTCGATCGGCTGACGCAGGTGGTCAATCGCTTCAAGCGCTATTTCCTCGACCATGGCGAGCCGGTGTCGGAAAATCCCAGTCCCGGCAATATTGCCGGCGGCATCACCACGCTGGAGGAAAAATCGCTGGGCGCGGTGCAGAAGGGCGGGATCGCCATCGTCACGGACGTGATCGACTATGGCGACCGGATCAGCCGCACCGGCCTCACCATATTGGAAGGCCCTGGCAATGATGCCGTGTCGACGACAGCGCTGGCGGCGGCTGGCGCAACCCTGACCTTGTTCTCGACCGGTCGGGGCACGCCGCTTGGCAGTCCGGTGCCGACGGTCAAGATCGCGTCGAACAGCGCGCTGGCCGATCGCAAGCCGGGCTGGATCGATTTCGACGCCGGACGCGTCCTGCAGGAAGGGATGGATGCCGCGGCCGATGCGCTGCTGGCGCATATCGTCGCGATTGCCAGCGGTGCGCCGGCCCGGAACGAGGTGAATGACGAACGCGCCATCGGCATCTGGAAGCGCGGCGTAACCCTTTAG
- the uxaC gene encoding glucuronate isomerase has translation MHPLTLSPDRLFPADPTTRSIARALYAEIANLPIISPHGHTDPAWFATNAPWSNPTELLLAPDHYLFRMLYSQGIALDDLGVPHRGGLPDTDPRAAWRLFASHYHLFRGTPSSMWLDHVFAEVFGLDMALDAQSADQVYDAINAALATDAFRPRALFERFNIELLATTEGADDDLRHHQAIRESGWQGRVVTTYRPDSVIDPEHEEFRDALVRFGNMTGEDVESWKGYLAAHAKRRADFRAMGATATDHGFATPRTANLSTVECETLFAKIVGGTADADDAELFRAQMLTEMAKMSQADGMVMQIHPGSCRNHNAALFHSHGRDKGADIPMRTDYVGALKPMLDVVGNDANLTIILFTLDETTYARELAPLAGHYPCLRLGPAWWFHDSPEGMRRFREMTTETAGFYNTVGFNDDTRAFLSIPARHDVARRIDCAFLARLVAEHRLADWEAAELVQELTVGLVRRAYRV, from the coding sequence ATGCATCCGCTTACCCTGTCGCCCGACCGCCTGTTCCCCGCCGATCCCACGACCCGTTCGATCGCCCGCGCGCTCTATGCCGAGATCGCCAACCTGCCGATCATCAGCCCGCATGGCCATACCGACCCGGCCTGGTTCGCCACCAATGCCCCCTGGTCCAACCCGACCGAACTGCTGCTGGCGCCCGACCATTATCTGTTCCGCATGCTCTATTCGCAGGGCATCGCGCTGGACGATCTGGGCGTGCCGCATCGTGGCGGCCTGCCCGATACCGATCCGCGCGCGGCATGGCGCCTGTTCGCCAGCCATTATCATCTGTTCCGGGGCACCCCGTCGAGCATGTGGCTGGACCATGTCTTTGCCGAAGTGTTCGGGCTGGACATGGCGCTGGACGCACAAAGCGCCGACCAGGTCTATGATGCGATCAATGCGGCACTGGCCACCGACGCCTTCCGTCCGCGCGCGCTGTTCGAACGATTCAATATCGAATTGCTGGCGACGACCGAAGGCGCGGACGACGATCTGCGCCATCATCAGGCGATCCGGGAATCCGGCTGGCAGGGTCGGGTGGTCACCACCTATCGCCCGGATTCGGTGATCGATCCCGAGCATGAGGAATTTCGCGACGCGCTGGTCCGCTTCGGCAACATGACCGGCGAGGATGTCGAAAGCTGGAAGGGTTATCTGGCGGCCCATGCCAAGCGGCGCGCCGATTTCCGCGCCATGGGGGCGACCGCGACCGACCATGGCTTTGCGACGCCGCGCACCGCCAATCTGTCGACCGTGGAATGCGAGACGCTGTTCGCGAAGATCGTCGGCGGCACGGCCGATGCCGACGATGCCGAGCTGTTCCGCGCCCAGATGCTGACCGAAATGGCCAAGATGAGCCAGGCGGACGGCATGGTGATGCAGATCCATCCCGGTTCCTGCCGCAACCATAATGCCGCGCTGTTCCACAGCCATGGTCGCGACAAGGGCGCCGACATCCCGATGCGCACCGACTATGTCGGTGCCCTCAAGCCGATGCTGGACGTGGTCGGCAATGACGCCAACCTGACCATCATCCTCTTCACCCTGGACGAGACCACCTATGCCCGCGAACTGGCGCCGCTGGCGGGCCATTATCCCTGCCTGCGGCTGGGCCCGGCCTGGTGGTTCCATGACAGCCCGGAAGGGATGCGCCGCTTCCGCGAGATGACGACGGAGACCGCCGGATTCTACAATACGGTTGGGTTCAACGACGACACCCGTGCCTTCCTGTCGATCCCGGCGCGGCATGATGTCGCCCGCCGCATCGATTGCGCCTTCCTGGCGCGACTGGTCGCCGAACATCGGCTGGCCGACTGGGAAGCGGCCGAGCTGGTGCAGGAACTGACCGTCGGGCTGGTGCGCCGCGCCTATCGGGTCTGA
- a CDS encoding LacI family DNA-binding transcriptional regulator, with product MRSTKDSPQGSDSTIADVAAAVGVSIRTVSRVLNQSSKVNAETRERVQQAIAALNFRPSMRARAFAMGRSFLIGMVHNDRNALVLDAVQRGIVGEAGRRGYELVVHPTPMDAAASVEDVLQFVRRSRTDGLVVLPPVSGIAGLPEALAREHIPAVALSALPISGYADVILSPEREAAAQVARYLLDLGHRRIAMVGGPADAISAQERRAGFVEALAAAGVTLLDEAEGDYGFQSGLAAAERFLSLPTVPTAIFAANDVMAAGVLKCAGIKGVAVPQSLSVVGFDGSLLSHVVSPALTTIWRPFGDMARIATQQLIDRIEGQAVTAELPPPLRLVEAESSGPAPA from the coding sequence ATGCGATCAACAAAGGACAGCCCGCAGGGAAGCGATTCCACCATTGCCGATGTCGCCGCTGCGGTGGGCGTCTCGATCCGAACGGTATCACGGGTTCTCAATCAGTCGTCCAAGGTCAATGCGGAAACTCGCGAGCGCGTCCAGCAGGCGATTGCGGCGCTCAATTTCCGTCCTTCCATGCGCGCCCGCGCCTTCGCCATGGGCCGCTCCTTCCTGATCGGCATGGTCCATAATGATCGCAACGCGCTGGTGCTCGACGCCGTGCAGCGCGGCATCGTCGGCGAAGCGGGCCGGCGCGGCTATGAACTGGTGGTCCATCCCACGCCGATGGATGCCGCTGCCTCGGTCGAGGATGTGCTGCAATTCGTCCGTCGCTCGCGCACCGACGGTCTGGTGGTGCTGCCGCCGGTATCGGGCATTGCCGGCCTGCCCGAAGCGCTGGCACGCGAGCATATTCCCGCCGTTGCCCTGTCGGCCCTGCCGATCAGCGGCTATGCCGATGTGATCCTGTCGCCCGAGCGCGAGGCGGCCGCACAGGTGGCGCGCTATCTCCTCGATCTTGGCCATCGCCGCATCGCGATGGTCGGCGGCCCGGCCGACGCCATTTCCGCGCAGGAGCGCCGGGCGGGCTTTGTCGAGGCGCTCGCCGCCGCCGGTGTCACTTTGCTGGACGAGGCGGAGGGCGATTATGGCTTCCAGTCGGGCCTTGCCGCCGCCGAGCGCTTCCTGTCGCTGCCAACTGTGCCCACGGCGATCTTCGCCGCCAATGACGTCATGGCTGCCGGCGTCCTCAAATGCGCGGGAATCAAGGGCGTTGCCGTTCCGCAGTCGCTGTCCGTCGTCGGCTTCGACGGCAGCCTGTTGTCGCATGTCGTGTCGCCGGCGCTCACCACCATCTGGCGCCCCTTTGGCGATATGGCGCGGATCGCGACCCAGCAGCTGATCGACCGGATCGAGGGGCAGGCCGTGACCGCCGAACTGCCCCCGCCGCTGCGCCTGGTGGAGGCGGAATCGAGCGGTCCCGCCCCAGCCTGA